Within Raineyella sp. W15-4, the genomic segment CACCACCAGGGCGAGTCCGGCGCCGGCGGTCACCACACCGCCGTGCCGCCGGGACCCGCGCGAGGCCATCAGTCCACCCGGGCGAGATCGGTCAGGTAGGCCCGCAGCGACTCGGCGGTCGGCCTCGGGGTGAATCCGGTGGCCTTGATCTTGTCGAGGGTGAGGGCGCTGTGGCATGGACGGGGGGCGGTCTGCTTGCCGGCGGTGTAGCTGGCGGTGCTGACCGGGGTGACGTCGGTCCGGGCCCGCCCGCACAGTGCGTAGACGTCGGCGGCGATGTCGGCCCAGGACTGCACCGGCCCGTCACCGGTCAGGTGGTAGCTGCCGTACGGCGGCCGGGAGGTGAGCAGGTGGACGATGCCGGCGGCCAGGTCGTCGGTGAAGGTCAGCCGGCCGTCCTGGTCGTCGACCACGTTGGGGGTGATCCCCCTGGCGGCCAGCCCGGCCATCGTCGCGACGAAGTTCGGCCCGTCACCGATCACCCAGCTGGTCCGGACCAGGTAGTGCCGCGGCACGGTCCCGACCAGGGCGTCACCGGCGGCCTTGGTCTGCCCGTACACCCCCAACGGGGCCGGCGGCTCGTCCTCGTCGTGCCACTGCGCGGTGCCGTCGAAGACGTAGTCCGAGGAGACGTGCACCAGGGTCAGTCGGTGTTCGGTGGCGAGGCGGGCCAGCCGGCCGACCGCGATGACGTTCGCGGCCCAGGCAGCCCGCCGGCCCGCCGGCGTCTCGGCGGCGTCGACCTTGGTGTAGGCGGCGGCGTTGATCACCGTGTCGTAGTCCTGCCAGCGCACCGCCTCGTAGGCGGCGGGGTCGGTGATGTCGAACCGGTCCCGGCCCCACGCCTCCGCCCCCGGCAGGGCCGCGGCCAGCGCCCGGCCGAGCTGGCCGTTCGCACCGAGGACCAACGTCCGCCGCGACGGCATCGCCACCACGTCGGCCAGCAGCGGGTGCTGCCGGTCGGCGGCGGAGATCTCGGCGTCGGCCAGCGGGATCGGCCACCCGATGGCCAGCTGCGGGTCGGCGAGGTTGACGTAGGTGTAGGAGGCGCGGGCCTGCGGGCTCCAGTGGTCGTTGACCAGGTAGGAGTAGGCAGTCGCCGGCTCGAGGGTCTGGTAGGAGTTCGCCACCCCACGCGGCACGAACACCGCGGTGTCGGGGGCCAGCTCGACCGTGGCGACCGTGCCGAAGGAGGCACCCTCGCGCAGGTCCACCCAGGCCCCGAACGCCCGCCCGGTCGCGACCGACACGAGCTTGTCCCAGGGCTCGGCGTGGATCCCACGGGTCACCCCGACCTGAGGGTTGAACGACATGTTGTTCTGCACCGGCCCGAAGTCCGGGAGTCCCAGAGCGACCATCTTCTCCCGCTGCCAGTTCTCCTTGAACCAGCCCCGGGCGTCGCCGTGGACCTGCAGGTCGATCACCAGCAGTCCCGGGATCGCCGTCTGCCGGATGCCCAACTCCCCCATCACAGTCCCCTCGATCGGCCGGTCATTGCCCGCGGGTGGCGTAGGCGGCCTCGACCGCCGCCTTCTGCGGGCGCCACCACGCCTCGTTGTTCCGATACCAGTCGACCGTCGCCGCCAACCCCGCCTCGAAATTGCGGTACCGCGGGGTCCACCCGAGCTCGTCGCGCAGCTTGCTCGCGTCGATCGCATACCGCAGGTCATGGCCCGACCGGTCGGCCACCCGGTCATACCCGTCCTCGGGCCGGCCCATCAACCGCAGGATCGTCTCGATGACGGTCCTGTTGTCCTTCTCCCCGTCGGCACCGATCAGATAGGTCTCCCCGATCCGGCCCCGCTCGATGATCGCCAGCACCGCCGCATTGTGATCCTCGACATGGATCCAGTCCCGTACGTTCGCCCCCGCCCCGTACAGCTTCGGCCGGCCGCCGTCGAGAATATTGGTGATCTGGCGCGGGATGAACTTCTCCACATGCTGGTACGGCCCGTAGTTGTTCGAGCAATTGCTCAGCGTCGCCGCGACCCCGAAGGACCGCACCCACGCCCTCACCAGATGATCCGACCCCGCCTTCGACGCCGAATACGGACTCGACGGCCGATACGCCGTCTCCGGAGTGAACTTCCCCGGATCATCCAACTCCAGATCCCCGTACACCTCATCAGTCGAAATGTGGTGCAACCGCACATCATGTCGCCGGCACGCCTCCAACAGCGTGAACGTCCCGACCAGATTCGTCCGGATGAACGGCGACGGATCCCGCAGCGAATTGTCATTGTGCGACTCCGCGGCGAAATGGACCACCACCTCGGCGTCGGCCACCAGCTCATCCATCAGATCGGCGTCGGCGACATCCCCCCGGACAAACCGCACCCGGTCGGCCGGCAACCCCGCCAACGAGTCACGATTCCCCGCGTACGTCAACGCATCCACCACCGTCACCCGGTGATCCGTCGTCGCCACCACCTGCCGCACGAAGTTCGAACCGATGAACCCCGCGCCCCCCGTCACCAGAAAGCTCGTCACGGCCCGAACGCTACCCGAGCGGAGGGCATCCATCGCGCCGCGCCCGTTCCCGTAGAGCCACGAACTCGGGAGATCTTCGCGTCAGGCCTCGATGCGGCGACACACCAGCCGGAACAGCGGGCCCACCCCGCTGGCCAGCCGTGTTGGCAACGCGCGGCTGATGGCCTCTCCGTCTGCACGCGTCATCCCGGTCCGCGTCACCCACATCAATCCGAGCACCAGGAACAGCCCGGTCGCCCCCGCGACCACGGCGGCGACCACGGCGTACGGACTCATCAGATCGACGCCCAACAGCCCTACCGGTACCCAGGCAGTCCAGCTCACCAATCCGCCGATCAGCAGCGGGACGATATCCCGTAGCGCCTGGGATGCGGGATAGGAGAGGGTTCTGAGTTCCCCACCCAGTAGCAGGACCAATCCGATCACCACTCCACCGATATTCCCGGCCACCGCCCCCCAGATCCCGAGGATGGGGATGAGCACCACGGCCAGCCCTACGCTGACGACAACGGCCACCACGTTCACCCACAGCAGGCGTTGGCCCTGCAGCCGAGCCTTGACGAAGGCCAGCACCGGTGCGGTGAGCACAGTCAGCCCGCCGCTGATGCCCAACGCCAGCAGGATGGGCTGCGCCGTCACGTAGTCGGCTCCGTAGATCAGTGGCACGAGCAGGGCGAAGGCCGGCATGGCCGCGCCGAGCAGCAGCCCGACCGCGGTGGCGGATGCCCGGACCGTACGACCGAGAGCCCGCCCGACCGCCGATTCGTCCACCTCACGCAGGCCCGACACGGCAGGGGTCAACGGCCCCACCAGCGCCTGCGCCGGGCTGAACAGATGGATGGACAGTCCGAAGGCGAGGGCGAAGATACCGGCGGCAGACGCCTGGTGCATCCAGGTGAGAATCACCACCTGGGTACGATCCTGTACCAGGCTGCCGATCACTTCGGCCGCCCCTGCCGGCAGTGCGAAGCGCCAGAACCCCGGCGGGAGATGTCGGGGCAGCCGCGGACGGAACACCGCGCCGCGATACACCCTGCTGATGAAGGGGATGGCAGACGCCACACTGACCGCGGCCACCACCGTCCGGACGGCCCAGACGGAATCTGCCGTCCCGATCCAGAGCGCTGCTGCCACCACCCCGGCTTGGGTCAGCAGGTTGATGAGCATCGCGTTCTGCGCCTCGCGGGCGGTCTTGTTCTCGATGACGAGCGCATCGAGGGCACCCCCCAGAGCGGCTGGCACCCAGACCCCGAAGATGATCGCCAGGACCAGCATCACCCAGTCCACCCGGACGATCGCGATGACTCCCACAGTCATCAAGGGCGCGAAGACCAGGAGGCGGAAGCCTTGCGCTTTCGACATCAGGTCCCGGACTGCGGCGGGCTCCCCCCGCGCGTGGGCCTTGGCGCCGAACTGAATGACCCCGGTATCGACGCCCAGGCTCACGATCACATTGAAGATGCCCATC encodes:
- a CDS encoding lipopolysaccharide biosynthesis protein; its protein translation is MPDAQLPTSDPRRGLDRGELQERAIRGALWTLVHTVTGVGLGFLVNILLARRLGVVDFGRLAYLTTVMGIFNVIVSLGVDTGVIQFGAKAHARGEPAAVRDLMSKAQGFRLLVFAPLMTVGVIAIVRVDWVMLVLAIIFGVWVPAALGGALDALVIENKTAREAQNAMLINLLTQAGVVAAALWIGTADSVWAVRTVVAAVSVASAIPFISRVYRGAVFRPRLPRHLPPGFWRFALPAGAAEVIGSLVQDRTQVVILTWMHQASAAGIFALAFGLSIHLFSPAQALVGPLTPAVSGLREVDESAVGRALGRTVRASATAVGLLLGAAMPAFALLVPLIYGADYVTAQPILLALGISGGLTVLTAPVLAFVKARLQGQRLLWVNVVAVVVSVGLAVVLIPILGIWGAVAGNIGGVVIGLVLLLGGELRTLSYPASQALRDIVPLLIGGLVSWTAWVPVGLLGVDLMSPYAVVAAVVAGATGLFLVLGLMWVTRTGMTRADGEAISRALPTRLASGVGPLFRLVCRRIEA
- a CDS encoding bifunctional dTDP-4-dehydrorhamnose 3,5-epimerase family protein/NAD(P)-dependent oxidoreductase, whose translation is MGELGIRQTAIPGLLVIDLQVHGDARGWFKENWQREKMVALGLPDFGPVQNNMSFNPQVGVTRGIHAEPWDKLVSVATGRAFGAWVDLREGASFGTVATVELAPDTAVFVPRGVANSYQTLEPATAYSYLVNDHWSPQARASYTYVNLADPQLAIGWPIPLADAEISAADRQHPLLADVVAMPSRRTLVLGANGQLGRALAAALPGAEAWGRDRFDITDPAAYEAVRWQDYDTVINAAAYTKVDAAETPAGRRAAWAANVIAVGRLARLATEHRLTLVHVSSDYVFDGTAQWHDEDEPPAPLGVYGQTKAAGDALVGTVPRHYLVRTSWVIGDGPNFVATMAGLAARGITPNVVDDQDGRLTFTDDLAAGIVHLLTSRPPYGSYHLTGDGPVQSWADIAADVYALCGRARTDVTPVSTASYTAGKQTAPRPCHSALTLDKIKATGFTPRPTAESLRAYLTDLARVD
- the rfbB gene encoding dTDP-glucose 4,6-dehydratase, translated to MTSFLVTGGAGFIGSNFVRQVVATTDHRVTVVDALTYAGNRDSLAGLPADRVRFVRGDVADADLMDELVADAEVVVHFAAESHNDNSLRDPSPFIRTNLVGTFTLLEACRRHDVRLHHISTDEVYGDLELDDPGKFTPETAYRPSSPYSASKAGSDHLVRAWVRSFGVAATLSNCSNNYGPYQHVEKFIPRQITNILDGGRPKLYGAGANVRDWIHVEDHNAAVLAIIERGRIGETYLIGADGEKDNRTVIETILRLMGRPEDGYDRVADRSGHDLRYAIDASKLRDELGWTPRYRNFEAGLAATVDWYRNNEAWWRPQKAAVEAAYATRGQ